TCTGATTTACAACAACCTCTTCAGGACTCCAATGTAACTCGACCTTGATAGGTTCCATAGACATGTTCATATTCATGTTATGTATTCCAGAATGTTTGGTTTGGTCTGATGAACATCCTCCTAGAACTAAAAGTGTTGCACCTAATAATAAAGGAACGATTGTTCTTGAAATCTTCATATAGAGTCCTCCCAGCCGATTTGAATACTAAGAATCTACCAATTCATGTTATACATTCTCCATCTATTATACACATTATTATTGGTTTTTCAGTATTTCGCATCAATTCAGCTTAACTCTTGTGACTAAAATCATATACTAGCAAATTGCATCAATCTTACTAAGCATTATTTAGATATAAAGAAAGACAGCAAGCCTCCTAGTAACCCAGGAACTCACTGCCTTCTTAAGGCTTAAATGAATGAAAGCCTTTTACTCAACTTTATAAAGATTGGACTAATGAAAGAAGCTCTCCAAGATGTTTAATTTCATAATCCGGCTGAATTTCCGGATCTGGCTGTTTGCCTTTTCTATTAATCCAAACCGTAGTCAAACCTGTTGCCAACCCACCACGAATATCCGTTGTAAGCTTATCTCCGACCATGACTCCTTGCTCAGGTGCAATATCTAAAAGCTCTAGGGCATGCAGAAAAATATCCTTATCCGGTTTTCCTTTGCCGAAGCTTCCAGAAATCACGATGTGATCAAAGAAAGGAACGATTTCAGGTACGCCATCTAATTTCTCTTGTTGCAATGCAGGGCATCCATTAGTCAATAGCAATAGCTTAACTTTTCCCTTCAGCTCTTCAAGCACCTGAATTGTTTCTTCATAGATGTAAGGCCGATTTCTACGCTCTGCTGCGAATTTGGCTGCTAATGTCTCAGCAAGAGCTTCGTCCTCTACACCAAGTGCTGCAAGACCACGACGCCATGCCTCTTTACGATATCCCGGTGCAAGCTGCTCCAATTGACGGAATTCCGGCTGTTCACCTGCAGTAAAGTTCCCCCAAAGTGCTTCAAACGGATTAATCCCAATCATTTTTGTAAAAGGGTTCGTTTCGTAGGATTCATATAGTCCTATGGCTTCTTTACGCACCGCAAGTTCCAGTTCTTGTGGATCAATCGTATCCCCAGCGGCTTCACATGCAGAACGAAATGCTTCATTGACGCTCCGATCATCCCAGAGCAGTGTATCATCAAGGTCAAATAGTACGGCGGAAATTGGCATTACAGGTCTCCCTCTCCCATGGCTGGTTAATTTCTAATCGTGAACTACTTCAATTTGGTGAGCTTTTGCGAATGCTTCCAGTCGAGTCCCCATCGCATTGGTATCATAACGATTCATAAGTCTGGTAAAAATCCATTTCGTGCGTTTGCCTTTATGCTTAATAACAACAGCTCCACGCGAAAGGATGATTTTCTCAATATCAGAAGCTGGTAGATAACGTTCACGATTGAATTTTATAGTAGATAGTCTAGCATTCTCTACCTTCAAGTACGGACGTCGGAAGAACAGAAGTGCAGCTAGTAAGTAGTACAAAACGACTCCTAGCCAGTTCATAAGCATACCATTGCCTTTGGCCTGGTCCACTGAACCAATCATCCAAAACATAGTACCAAGCACTAATAACACTACTGGAAATGCAATGTTACGGCCTTTAAAGGTTTCGCTGTTCTTACCAGGAGATTTAGATTTAGATGCGTAAATCGTTTCCTTCCCCTGTTTCTTTCTTTGCTTGTTAATTTGCTGTGTGTTGCGTTGAACCATTCTTTCCCAAGAACGGGCCATATGCGTTCCCCCTAGTCATCCAGTAATATCTATGAAAAGGAACAGGGTGTTAATGTTTAAGCCCCTTGTTACCTTGTTCATGCTCCTCATTATCGACCAATTCAATCGTATTCAATTGTGCTCGGAAGTTATTGCGAATATTCCCCAAATAAATTTCACGAAGCTTGGCGCGTTCCGCCGTTTCCTCTTGATTAAGGCCTACGCTCTTCTGTTTGCGTGCCAATTCGTTAATACGCGCGACCAACTCATCAATATTCAAAACTTTCCCTCCCCATATAAATTAATTCTAACTCTGCCATGAGAAAAAGAGCTTGTCAAGGTTTACTCCCTGC
The window above is part of the Paenibacillus sp. FSL K6-0276 genome. Proteins encoded here:
- a CDS encoding HAD-IA family hydrolase, whose amino-acid sequence is MPISAVLFDLDDTLLWDDRSVNEAFRSACEAAGDTIDPQELELAVRKEAIGLYESYETNPFTKMIGINPFEALWGNFTAGEQPEFRQLEQLAPGYRKEAWRRGLAALGVEDEALAETLAAKFAAERRNRPYIYEETIQVLEELKGKVKLLLLTNGCPALQQEKLDGVPEIVPFFDHIVISGSFGKGKPDKDIFLHALELLDIAPEQGVMVGDKLTTDIRGGLATGLTTVWINRKGKQPDPEIQPDYEIKHLGELLSLVQSL
- a CDS encoding DUF896 domain-containing protein, which codes for MNIDELVARINELARKQKSVGLNQEETAERAKLREIYLGNIRNNFRAQLNTIELVDNEEHEQGNKGLKH